A genomic window from Microbacterium sp. H1-D42 includes:
- a CDS encoding ABC transporter substrate-binding protein — MHSFTTARRSARLAAIALLAAGALVLTACAGSSPEPTPTATGKSDPDATLTVGLVLEPTNLDIRHTSGAALEQILVDNIYEGLVTRTQDNEITDRLASAHEISPDGLTYTFTLNEGITFHDGAALTSADVVASYQTVKSDATVQGNAEFAGVTAITAPDPTTVVITLAQPEQNFLFTLTGPAGLVFKKGDTTDLKTAENGTGPFVLKRWAKGSAITFDRFGEYWGDAATVGEVVFQYIPDFTAGVNAALDGSVDVLTAVDPNLVSQLEDSGEFRITTGRTTDKATLAFNNAKAPLNDVKVREALRLAIDHEALVEAVGAGQTQFGPIPELDPGYEDLSDLVPYDPAKAKALLKEAGHEKLDLTLTIPSFYGTTVAQVLISDFAKVGVSLEVNRVEFATWLEDVYTNHDYELSFVLHVEPRDFGNWANPDYYFNYDNAEVQKLYAQSQAEIDPDKSADLLAKAARIVSEDHAADWLYTGETLTALIPGVSGFPEDSINSRINLAGVTKTAD; from the coding sequence TTGCATTCCTTCACCACCGCACGTCGATCGGCCCGCCTGGCCGCGATCGCCCTGCTCGCGGCCGGCGCCCTCGTGCTGACCGCCTGCGCCGGAAGCTCGCCCGAGCCGACGCCCACCGCGACCGGCAAGTCCGACCCCGATGCCACCCTCACTGTCGGCCTGGTGCTCGAGCCGACCAACCTCGACATCCGGCACACCAGCGGAGCCGCGCTCGAGCAGATCCTCGTCGACAACATCTACGAAGGCCTGGTGACCCGCACCCAGGACAACGAGATCACCGACCGTCTCGCCAGCGCGCACGAGATCTCGCCCGATGGGCTCACGTACACCTTCACGCTGAACGAGGGCATCACCTTCCACGACGGCGCCGCACTCACCTCCGCCGATGTGGTCGCCTCCTACCAGACGGTCAAGTCGGATGCCACTGTGCAGGGCAACGCGGAGTTCGCCGGAGTGACCGCGATCACCGCGCCCGACCCGACGACCGTCGTGATCACCCTCGCGCAGCCCGAGCAGAACTTCCTGTTCACGCTCACAGGCCCTGCCGGGCTGGTGTTCAAGAAGGGCGACACGACTGATCTGAAGACCGCAGAGAACGGCACCGGCCCATTCGTGCTGAAGCGCTGGGCCAAGGGCAGCGCCATCACCTTCGACCGGTTCGGCGAGTACTGGGGTGACGCGGCCACCGTCGGTGAAGTCGTCTTCCAGTACATTCCCGATTTCACCGCTGGGGTGAACGCCGCGCTCGATGGATCGGTCGATGTGCTGACGGCCGTCGACCCGAACCTCGTATCGCAGCTGGAGGACAGCGGCGAGTTCCGCATCACCACCGGTCGCACCACCGACAAGGCGACCCTGGCATTCAACAACGCGAAGGCTCCGCTGAACGATGTGAAGGTGCGCGAGGCGCTGCGCCTTGCCATCGATCATGAAGCGCTGGTCGAAGCCGTCGGCGCCGGCCAGACCCAGTTCGGGCCCATCCCCGAGCTCGACCCTGGATACGAGGACCTCTCCGACCTGGTGCCGTACGACCCGGCCAAGGCGAAGGCCCTGTTGAAGGAAGCGGGCCACGAGAAGCTCGACCTCACGCTGACGATTCCGTCTTTCTACGGCACGACCGTGGCTCAGGTGCTGATCTCGGACTTCGCCAAGGTGGGCGTCTCTCTGGAGGTCAATCGCGTGGAGTTCGCCACCTGGCTCGAGGACGTGTACACGAACCACGACTACGAGCTGAGCTTCGTGCTGCACGTCGAGCCGCGTGACTTCGGTAACTGGGCGAACCCGGACTACTACTTCAACTACGACAACGCCGAGGTGCAGAAGCTGTACGCGCAGTCGCAGGCCGAGATCGACCCCGACAAGTCGGCCGACCTGTTGGCCAAGGCCGCCCGAATCGTGTCTGAGGATCACGCGGCGGACTGGCTGTACACCGGCGAGACGCTGACCGCGCTGATCCCAGGCGTCTCCGGCTTCCCCGAGGACTCGATCAACTCCCGCATCAACCTCGCGGGCGTCACCAAGACCGCAGACTGA
- a CDS encoding ABC transporter permease, whose product MLRYALTRGALLIAGLLVSSVVIFLTLRVLPGDVAQLIAGTQASPETVEALRESLGLNQPLIVQYLGWIGGVFRGDLGTSQLSGTSVSAELLEKSRVTVPLGLIAMTIALLIAVPFGIISALLRGRAGGTAMSVGAQAIAAVPVIWAGMILVVVFAHWLGWLPAQGFPRSGWAIPAKAFESLLLPALTIGLVEGAMLMRFVRSATLQAAGEDFVRTAAAKGLTRRQALVQHGIPAVGLSIVTVLGLQVAGIIVGSVVIEQLFTLPGIGRMLVADVGTRDLIKVQSELLVLTGFVLVIGFVVDLVHHAIDPRQREAA is encoded by the coding sequence GTGCTCCGCTACGCGCTCACACGAGGAGCCCTGTTGATCGCAGGGCTCCTCGTGTCGAGCGTGGTCATCTTCCTGACACTGCGCGTGCTGCCGGGAGATGTGGCACAGCTGATCGCCGGCACGCAGGCGAGCCCCGAGACCGTCGAGGCGCTGCGTGAGTCGCTGGGGCTGAACCAGCCCCTGATCGTGCAGTACCTGGGGTGGATCGGCGGTGTGTTCCGCGGCGACCTCGGCACCTCTCAGCTCAGCGGTACCTCCGTCAGCGCCGAACTGTTGGAGAAGTCCAGAGTCACTGTGCCGCTGGGGCTGATTGCGATGACCATCGCGCTGCTGATCGCCGTGCCGTTCGGGATCATCTCCGCCCTGCTGCGCGGCCGCGCAGGAGGCACGGCGATGAGCGTCGGCGCACAGGCGATAGCTGCAGTGCCGGTGATCTGGGCGGGCATGATCCTGGTGGTCGTGTTCGCGCACTGGCTGGGGTGGCTGCCGGCGCAGGGATTTCCCCGCAGCGGTTGGGCGATTCCGGCGAAGGCGTTCGAATCGCTGCTGCTTCCGGCCCTGACGATCGGCCTGGTCGAGGGGGCGATGCTCATGCGTTTCGTGCGCAGCGCCACCCTGCAGGCCGCTGGCGAGGACTTCGTCCGCACCGCGGCCGCCAAGGGCCTGACCCGGCGACAGGCCCTTGTGCAACACGGCATCCCGGCGGTAGGCCTGTCGATCGTCACCGTGCTCGGTCTGCAGGTGGCGGGCATCATCGTCGGCTCGGTCGTGATCGAGCAGCTGTTCACCCTGCCCGGAATCGGGCGGATGCTGGTGGCCGACGTCGGCACGCGCGATCTCATCAAGGTGCAGAGCGAACTGCTCGTGCTCACCGGTTTCGTGCTCGTGATCGGCTTTGTCGTCGACCTGGTGCACCACGCCATCGACCCGCGTCAGAGGGAGGCCGCATGA
- a CDS encoding ABC transporter permease, translated as MPRWLRALLSSATGWFGVSVVLLIAVTALVSLFWTPFDPMLSNVRDRWEPPGWPHLLGTDGTGRDILSLLMAGARTTVFVAVGAGVIATIVGVLLAALAALTARWMRETVAVLVDILIAFPVLIIAMMISAVWGGSLWVVVFSVGIGFGVSIARVTRPELRRVQKSDFVLAAKASGLTTAQNLLRHLLPNVAPVFIVQLSWSMAVAVLAEAGLSYLGFGASLAEASWGTLLADLQRYIGVHPLTVVWPGLAITITVLGLNLLGDALREATDPTLSRRAAQVQAGLAGEGSVVA; from the coding sequence ATGCCCCGCTGGCTGCGCGCGCTGCTGTCGTCCGCGACAGGATGGTTCGGCGTCTCGGTCGTGCTGCTGATCGCCGTCACAGCGCTGGTCTCGCTGTTCTGGACTCCGTTCGATCCGATGCTCTCCAATGTGCGCGATCGCTGGGAGCCGCCAGGCTGGCCGCATCTGCTCGGTACCGACGGCACGGGACGCGACATCCTCAGCCTGCTCATGGCCGGCGCCCGCACCACGGTGTTCGTCGCGGTCGGGGCTGGCGTCATCGCCACGATCGTCGGTGTGCTGCTGGCCGCCCTCGCTGCGCTGACAGCGCGGTGGATGCGCGAGACGGTCGCCGTGCTCGTCGACATCCTGATCGCCTTCCCCGTGCTGATTATCGCCATGATGATCTCCGCCGTCTGGGGCGGATCGCTGTGGGTGGTGGTGTTCTCGGTCGGCATCGGGTTCGGTGTCAGCATCGCCCGCGTCACGCGCCCCGAGCTGCGCCGCGTGCAGAAGAGCGACTTCGTGCTGGCGGCCAAGGCGAGCGGCCTGACGACAGCGCAGAACCTGCTGCGGCATCTGCTGCCCAACGTCGCCCCGGTGTTCATCGTGCAGCTCTCCTGGTCGATGGCAGTCGCCGTTCTCGCCGAGGCGGGCCTGTCGTATCTGGGCTTCGGTGCGTCACTGGCCGAGGCATCCTGGGGCACGCTGCTCGCCGACCTGCAGCGCTACATCGGCGTGCATCCGCTCACAGTGGTGTGGCCGGGCCTGGCGATCACGATCACCGTGCTCGGACTCAACCTGCTCGGCGACGCGCTGCGCGAAGCCACGGACCCGACGCTGTCACGCCGCGCAGCGCAGGTGCAAGCCGGGCTCGCCGGTGAAGGGTCGGTGGTGGCGTGA
- a CDS encoding ABC transporter ATP-binding protein — protein sequence MTLQVNDLVVEIGGRRVLDGISFEVADGQRLGLIGESGSGKSLTALAVLGLLPEGASAHGSIRWNGTELLGMPDRRLAELRGDEIGMVFQEPRTALNPIRTVGRQIAEAVRIHERIGRREARERAIAEAARVHLPEPESIIDRYPHQLSGGQRQRVAIAMALACRPKLLIADEPTTALDVTIQAEVLQLMLSLVSEQGMSLVFITHDLAVLSQVATHGVVLDEGHVVETAPIETLLTTPSSPVTQALLRDATATLWRPEGGAS from the coding sequence GTGACTCTGCAGGTGAACGACCTGGTCGTCGAGATCGGCGGGCGACGCGTGCTGGACGGCATCTCGTTCGAGGTCGCCGACGGCCAGCGCCTCGGACTGATCGGCGAGTCCGGTTCGGGCAAGTCCCTGACGGCGCTCGCGGTGCTGGGGCTGCTGCCGGAGGGCGCGAGCGCGCACGGCAGCATCCGATGGAACGGCACCGAACTGCTGGGGATGCCCGACCGCAGACTCGCCGAGCTGCGCGGCGACGAGATCGGCATGGTCTTCCAAGAGCCGCGCACCGCGCTGAACCCGATCCGCACTGTCGGACGCCAGATCGCCGAGGCGGTGCGCATCCACGAGCGCATCGGACGCCGCGAAGCCCGTGAACGGGCGATCGCCGAGGCCGCGCGGGTGCACCTGCCGGAACCGGAGTCGATCATCGATCGCTACCCCCATCAGCTGTCAGGGGGGCAGCGCCAGCGCGTCGCGATCGCCATGGCGCTCGCATGCCGCCCGAAACTGCTCATCGCCGACGAGCCGACCACCGCGCTGGATGTGACGATCCAGGCGGAGGTCCTGCAATTGATGCTCTCGCTGGTCTCCGAGCAGGGCATGTCGCTGGTGTTCATCACGCACGACCTCGCCGTGCTCTCACAAGTCGCCACCCACGGCGTCGTGCTCGACGAGGGCCATGTGGTGGAGACGGCACCGATCGAGACGCTGCTGACCACGCCGTCGTCACCCGTGACGCAGGCATTGCTGCGTGATGCCACGGCCACCCTGTGGCGGCCGGAAGGCGGTGCATCATGA
- a CDS encoding ATP-binding cassette domain-containing protein, whose product MSLIRAEGLSRSFPIPKRHLFETGRSNVALHPTDLEIADGESLGLIGESGSGKSTLVRLLLGLDQPTAGRVVVDGREVDADARARSLHWLRRQTGLVFQDPYASLDPRMSAGQIIAEPLWALDVPGDHRARVREVLVQVGLEADMAERHPHEFSGGQRQRIAIARAIAHRPRILVGDEPMSALDVTVRAQVLTLFEKLRAEEGLTLILVSHDIGLVQNLSDTVAVMKDGRIVEHGTTHAVLQRPQQDYTKALLAAIPVIDRGTRQE is encoded by the coding sequence ATGAGTCTGATCCGTGCCGAAGGGCTCAGTCGCAGCTTTCCGATCCCGAAGCGGCACCTGTTCGAAACCGGCCGCTCCAACGTGGCCCTGCATCCCACCGATCTCGAGATCGCCGATGGCGAGTCGCTCGGGCTGATCGGCGAGTCCGGATCAGGCAAGTCGACGCTGGTCAGGCTGCTGCTCGGTCTCGATCAGCCCACTGCAGGCCGGGTCGTCGTGGATGGACGCGAAGTGGATGCTGACGCGCGCGCCCGCTCGCTGCACTGGCTGCGGAGGCAGACCGGGCTGGTGTTCCAGGACCCGTACGCGTCGCTCGATCCGCGCATGAGCGCAGGGCAGATCATCGCTGAGCCGCTGTGGGCGCTGGACGTTCCAGGCGACCACCGTGCCCGCGTGCGCGAAGTGCTCGTGCAGGTGGGCTTGGAGGCCGATATGGCCGAGCGCCATCCCCACGAGTTCTCCGGCGGACAGCGACAGCGCATCGCCATCGCCCGCGCGATCGCCCACCGGCCGCGCATCCTCGTCGGCGACGAGCCGATGTCGGCGCTGGATGTGACCGTGCGGGCGCAGGTGCTGACGCTGTTCGAGAAGCTGCGCGCCGAAGAGGGCCTGACGCTCATCCTCGTGTCGCACGACATCGGGCTCGTGCAGAACCTCAGCGACACGGTCGCGGTGATGAAGGACGGCCGGATCGTCGAGCACGGCACGACGCATGCCGTGCTGCAGCGCCCCCAGCAGGACTACACCAAGGCGCTGCTCGCGGCGATCCCGGTCATCGATCGCGGCACGCGGCAGGAGTGA
- a CDS encoding FAD-dependent monooxygenase, whose amino-acid sequence MNTLIRTEAVVVGGGPAGLMLGLLLARQGRDVTVIEKHTDFLRDFRGDTIHPATQELLGELGLLDELLARPHSDMARIGLSWHGVEVPLADFSRLPTRRKVMCFMPQWDFLDILADAAARYPGFRLLRSTRVESVLREGGRIVGVVGTGPDGGVTVTGRLVIDASGRDSVVRSLAGMQLKGMAAAMDVLWFRLPRTAGQRFPFIQAGAGMIITIEREGFFQIAHVIPAGSWSGSTSDLAHLRRRLRRISPHLAESMDREGLRTADIHLLRVRLERLVRWHTAGMLCIGDSAHPMSPAGGVGINLAVQDAVATARILAPVLARRDPGVRDLRRVQRRRAWPVVLTQVIQRRAQGPLLRETGPDAPMPPLLRTIRRFPWLIHVTGRFIGLGARPEHLS is encoded by the coding sequence ATGAACACGCTCATCCGGACCGAGGCGGTCGTCGTCGGCGGTGGGCCGGCAGGGCTGATGCTCGGCCTGCTGCTGGCACGACAAGGGCGCGACGTGACCGTCATCGAGAAGCACACCGACTTCCTGCGGGACTTCCGCGGCGATACCATCCATCCGGCGACTCAGGAGCTGCTCGGTGAGCTGGGCCTGCTGGATGAGCTGCTGGCTCGCCCGCACTCGGACATGGCGCGGATCGGGCTGAGCTGGCACGGTGTCGAGGTGCCGCTCGCCGACTTCTCACGGCTGCCCACTCGCCGAAAGGTGATGTGCTTCATGCCGCAATGGGACTTCCTCGACATCCTGGCTGATGCGGCGGCCAGGTACCCCGGCTTCCGGCTGCTGCGTTCGACGCGCGTCGAGAGCGTCCTGCGCGAAGGGGGTCGCATCGTCGGAGTGGTCGGCACAGGGCCCGACGGCGGGGTCACTGTCACCGGACGGCTCGTCATCGACGCATCCGGGCGCGATTCCGTGGTGCGTTCACTCGCGGGGATGCAGCTCAAGGGCATGGCTGCTGCGATGGATGTGCTCTGGTTTCGCCTGCCGAGGACGGCGGGGCAGAGGTTCCCGTTCATCCAGGCCGGTGCGGGCATGATCATCACCATCGAGCGGGAGGGGTTCTTCCAGATCGCCCATGTCATCCCCGCCGGTTCCTGGTCGGGATCGACGTCCGACCTCGCGCATCTGCGCCGGCGCCTGCGTCGGATTTCACCGCACCTCGCCGAGTCGATGGACCGCGAGGGGCTGCGGACCGCCGACATCCACCTGCTGCGCGTGCGGCTCGAGCGGCTTGTCCGCTGGCACACCGCCGGGATGCTGTGCATCGGCGATTCGGCGCATCCGATGTCGCCCGCAGGGGGAGTGGGGATCAATCTCGCCGTGCAAGACGCCGTGGCCACCGCGCGCATCCTCGCGCCGGTGCTCGCCCGGCGCGACCCAGGTGTCCGCGACCTGCGCAGGGTGCAGCGCCGACGTGCCTGGCCGGTCGTGCTGACCCAGGTGATCCAGCGTCGCGCACAGGGGCCGCTGCTGCGCGAGACCGGGCCCGATGCGCCCATGCCGCCTCTGCTGCGCACGATCCGACGGTTTCCTTGGCTGATTCACGTCACCGGACGGTTCATCGGGCTGGGAGCGCGCCCCGAGCACCTGTCCTGA
- a CDS encoding TetR/AcrR family transcriptional regulator, whose amino-acid sequence MVNSRRGRPASAGLARQSLIDAARRHLEAGDLAEVSSRALADEAGVSHTLVNYHFGSRDGLVAAVIGAWVAPHDVVALARDESGRIDLRRLAQGILAAWEDPRIGPRLREAAGSYAAGDRASDTVGAYIDSAVIKPLIEEFGLARGRRLLTVIVGFLFGRYVLRIAPLAALNRDEAAAHLMSLLR is encoded by the coding sequence GTGGTCAATAGCCGAAGGGGCCGACCCGCGAGTGCCGGCCTTGCACGCCAGAGCCTGATCGACGCCGCCCGCCGCCATCTGGAGGCTGGCGACCTCGCAGAGGTGTCGTCCCGCGCGCTGGCAGACGAAGCGGGTGTGAGCCACACGCTGGTCAATTATCACTTCGGTTCGCGTGATGGCCTTGTGGCGGCCGTGATCGGCGCGTGGGTCGCACCGCACGACGTGGTCGCGCTGGCAAGGGACGAGAGCGGCCGGATCGACCTCAGACGCCTCGCCCAGGGAATCCTTGCCGCGTGGGAGGACCCGCGGATCGGCCCGAGACTGCGCGAGGCCGCCGGCAGTTACGCCGCCGGCGACCGCGCCTCCGATACGGTCGGCGCCTATATCGACAGCGCCGTGATCAAGCCGCTGATCGAAGAATTCGGGCTGGCCCGGGGCCGGCGTCTGCTCACCGTCATCGTCGGGTTCCTGTTCGGGCGCTATGTGCTCCGCATCGCGCCACTGGCAGCGCTGAACCGTGATGAGGCGGCAGCGCATCTGATGTCACTGCTGCGCTGA
- a CDS encoding GNAT family N-acetyltransferase, translating into MSALTIRPVSDADMPAIREIYNHYVRTSTATYDEVESTGETWAEKRTRIESAGIPFLVAASADGEVLGYALGQPWSPKAAYRFTIENSIYLSPTAAGRGIGWALLAEFLDACRRAGLRQVIAVIADRGAEASIALHHKAGFTDAGHLTDVGEKFGMPLGVHLMQKALRQGGERPARAGSAQQ; encoded by the coding sequence GTGAGCGCGCTGACGATCCGGCCGGTGTCGGATGCTGACATGCCTGCCATCCGGGAGATCTACAACCACTACGTGCGCACCTCGACCGCAACCTACGACGAGGTGGAGTCCACCGGCGAGACGTGGGCCGAGAAGCGGACGCGTATCGAATCCGCCGGCATCCCGTTCCTCGTCGCGGCATCCGCTGATGGCGAGGTGCTGGGGTACGCCCTCGGCCAGCCGTGGTCACCCAAGGCGGCGTACCGGTTCACCATCGAGAACTCGATCTACCTCTCGCCGACAGCCGCAGGCCGGGGCATCGGGTGGGCACTGCTCGCCGAGTTCCTCGACGCGTGCCGACGCGCGGGTCTGCGTCAGGTGATCGCCGTGATCGCCGACCGCGGAGCCGAGGCTTCGATCGCGCTGCACCACAAGGCGGGATTCACCGATGCGGGGCACCTGACGGACGTGGGCGAGAAGTTCGGCATGCCGCTGGGCGTTCACCTCATGCAGAAGGCACTCCGGCAGGGCGGCGAACGCCCTGCCAGAGCGGGATCAGCGCAGCAGTGA
- a CDS encoding uracil-DNA glycosylase gives MPHSLAELADEGLIDRGWAQALAPVQPLISELGERLRAEQAAGHGYLPTGANVLRAFQRPLADVRVLITGQDPYPTPGHPIGLSFAVDRDVRPLPRSLGNIYKERASDLGIPPAPHGDLTAWSDQGVLLLNRVLTVRPGAAASHRGWGWEQVTELAIRTLVDRQRPLVAVLWGRDAAGLRPMLGATPVIESAHPSPLSASRGFFGSRPFSRANAVLEQAGAEPIDWRVGGEA, from the coding sequence ATGCCGCACAGCCTCGCCGAACTGGCTGACGAAGGCCTCATCGATCGCGGTTGGGCGCAGGCCCTGGCGCCGGTGCAGCCTCTGATCTCCGAGCTGGGCGAGCGGCTGCGCGCCGAGCAGGCCGCCGGCCACGGCTACCTGCCAACCGGCGCCAATGTGCTGCGAGCGTTCCAGCGGCCCCTCGCCGACGTGCGAGTGCTGATCACCGGCCAGGACCCGTACCCTACACCAGGGCATCCGATCGGCCTCTCGTTCGCCGTGGACCGCGACGTGCGCCCGCTGCCCCGCAGCCTCGGCAACATCTACAAGGAGCGCGCGAGTGACCTCGGCATCCCGCCCGCCCCGCACGGCGATCTGACGGCGTGGAGCGATCAGGGCGTGCTGCTGCTGAACAGGGTGCTCACCGTGCGGCCGGGGGCCGCGGCATCCCACCGCGGTTGGGGCTGGGAGCAGGTCACCGAGCTCGCGATCCGCACCCTCGTCGATCGGCAGCGGCCGCTGGTGGCGGTTCTGTGGGGGAGGGATGCCGCGGGCCTGCGGCCGATGCTCGGTGCTACCCCTGTGATCGAGTCTGCGCATCCATCGCCGCTGTCGGCCAGTCGCGGCTTCTTCGGCTCTCGTCCGTTCTCGCGGGCGAACGCCGTGCTGGAGCAGGCGGGCGCCGAGCCAATCGACTGGCGCGTGGGCGGTGAAGCGTGA
- a CDS encoding SDR family oxidoreductase has translation MVNRRAVVTGASTGIGEATVRALRAQGWDVVGVARREQRLAALAAETGASAIACDLTDSDAVDALVRELERTGPVHALVQVAGGARGTDSVEGGSVSDWQWMFDANVLSTQRLVAGILPLLRKAAAADGHADTVFVTSTAAQTPYPGGAGYNAAKAAETMLVKVLRQELNGEPIRVVEVAPGMVHTEEFTLNRLGGDSVAAEAVYAGVEEPLLAEDVADVIAYALNAPRRVNLDLITMRPVAQSAQHLLARGPLHVRTDVD, from the coding sequence ATGGTGAACAGACGTGCCGTGGTGACCGGAGCGAGTACCGGAATCGGGGAGGCGACTGTGCGCGCGCTGCGCGCACAGGGCTGGGATGTCGTCGGCGTCGCACGACGCGAGCAGCGGCTGGCCGCGCTCGCCGCCGAGACCGGCGCCTCGGCGATCGCGTGCGACCTGACGGACTCGGATGCTGTCGACGCGCTCGTGCGCGAATTGGAGCGCACCGGCCCCGTGCACGCGCTCGTGCAGGTCGCGGGCGGCGCCCGTGGGACCGACAGCGTCGAGGGCGGCTCGGTCTCGGACTGGCAGTGGATGTTCGACGCGAACGTGCTGTCCACGCAGCGGCTGGTCGCCGGCATCCTGCCGCTGCTGCGCAAGGCCGCGGCAGCAGACGGACATGCCGACACCGTGTTCGTCACTTCGACCGCGGCGCAGACTCCCTATCCCGGCGGAGCCGGCTACAACGCTGCGAAGGCCGCCGAGACGATGCTCGTGAAGGTGCTGCGGCAGGAGCTCAACGGCGAGCCGATCCGGGTGGTGGAGGTGGCCCCTGGCATGGTGCACACCGAGGAGTTCACCCTGAACCGGCTGGGCGGAGACAGCGTCGCGGCCGAGGCCGTGTACGCCGGAGTCGAGGAGCCGTTGCTGGCCGAGGATGTCGCCGATGTCATCGCCTACGCGCTGAACGCGCCCCGCCGCGTCAACCTCGACCTGATCACGATGCGCCCGGTCGCCCAGTCCGCGCAGCACCTGCTGGCGCGTGGTCCGCTGCACGTGCGCACTGACGTCGACTGA
- a CDS encoding bifunctional o-acetylhomoserine/o-acetylserine sulfhydrylase — protein MSAAENWRFETKQIHSGAAPDPVTKSRATPIYQTTSYVFDNADHAANLFALAEFGNIYTRIQNPTQDVLEQRLAALEGGTGALVLSSGQAASTFAILNIAEAGDHFVASSSIYGGTYNLFKYTLAKLGVEVTFVENQDDADEWRAAIRPTTKLLFAETIGNPKINVLDIRTIADIAHENNVPLIVDNTIATPYLIRPFEHGADIVIHSVTKFLGGHGTTIGGAIVDGGTFKWSEHVDKFPGLTEPDPSYHGASYTTAVGDGLAYIIKARVQLLRDLGSAIAPQSAWNLIQGVETLSLRIERHVQNAQEIAEWLENHDDVASVNYSGLPSSPWYAKANQYAPKGVGAVLSFELKGGVGAGREFVNSLSLFSHLANIGDVRSLVIHPASTTHSQLSPEQQLTAGVTPGLVRLSVGLENVADLKADLDQALAAARQVTEAARA, from the coding sequence ATGTCCGCAGCTGAGAACTGGCGCTTCGAGACCAAGCAGATCCACTCGGGCGCAGCGCCCGACCCGGTCACCAAGTCGCGTGCCACGCCGATCTACCAGACCACCTCCTACGTGTTCGACAACGCCGACCACGCAGCGAATCTGTTCGCGCTGGCCGAGTTCGGCAACATCTACACCCGCATCCAGAACCCGACGCAGGACGTGCTCGAGCAGCGCCTCGCAGCCCTCGAGGGGGGCACCGGCGCCCTCGTGCTCTCCAGCGGCCAGGCCGCATCGACGTTCGCGATCCTCAACATCGCTGAGGCGGGCGACCACTTCGTCGCGTCCAGCTCGATCTACGGCGGCACCTACAACCTCTTCAAGTACACGCTCGCGAAGCTCGGAGTCGAGGTCACGTTCGTCGAGAACCAGGACGACGCCGACGAGTGGCGTGCGGCCATCCGCCCGACCACGAAGCTGCTCTTCGCCGAGACCATCGGCAACCCGAAGATCAACGTGCTCGACATCCGCACGATCGCCGACATCGCGCACGAGAACAACGTGCCGCTGATCGTCGACAACACGATCGCCACGCCGTACCTGATCCGCCCGTTCGAGCACGGTGCCGACATCGTCATCCACTCTGTGACCAAGTTCCTCGGCGGTCATGGCACCACGATCGGCGGCGCGATCGTCGACGGCGGCACCTTCAAGTGGTCCGAGCACGTCGACAAGTTCCCCGGACTGACGGAGCCTGACCCGTCCTACCACGGCGCCAGCTACACCACGGCGGTCGGCGACGGCCTGGCCTACATCATCAAGGCCCGCGTGCAACTGCTGCGCGACCTCGGCTCGGCGATCGCGCCGCAGAGCGCCTGGAACCTCATCCAGGGCGTCGAGACGCTGTCGCTGCGCATCGAGCGCCACGTGCAGAACGCTCAGGAGATCGCCGAGTGGCTTGAGAACCACGACGACGTCGCCTCAGTGAACTACTCGGGTCTGCCCTCGTCGCCGTGGTACGCCAAGGCCAACCAGTACGCCCCCAAGGGTGTCGGCGCGGTTCTCTCGTTCGAACTGAAGGGCGGCGTCGGCGCCGGTCGCGAGTTCGTCAACAGCCTGTCGCTGTTCAGCCACCTCGCCAACATCGGCGATGTACGCTCGCTGGTCATCCACCCGGCATCCACCACCCACTCGCAGCTCTCGCCCGAGCAGCAGCTCACCGCCGGCGTCACGCCGGGCCTGGTGCGCCTCTCGGTCGGTCTCGAGAACGTCGCCGACCTCAAGGCCGACCTCGACCAGGCCCTCGCAGCCGCGCGTCAGGTCACCGAGGCCGCCCGCGCCTGA